The sequence AAAAACTCAAATCtaattttctccacagagtcaacacaggggtagcaaccattttgaatctcaCAAATCtgaaaatcttgggtaatttctttcttcAATTCAAACCTCGCACCGtggcccctgattttattcttgaattgtaagagaatggttgaaatgcttgaggaaatattttgtaaaacgaTTCGGTCTTTCAATTTGAAGCGCGTACTGCCTAAATCAACAGTACATGACATGTAAGCAGTGTTTCTGGTAAGAGTGATCACACGAGCAAAGTGTCACCCGCCTGGCTGTTGGTGCcggaaaattattttaatactACTTTCAAATTCACAATCCTTCAGTGTTTCAGAAATGTAACTGAATTTCTGACGTTGTCCTCACTGACAGGGTGGATGTCATAGTGCCTGGTACCGTTGACGAAGTGACCCTGGGATCGTCTACTATAGTTGCATACACTTTCGGGATTGCAGAGAATCATCTTATGTCCCTGACTCTCTCATAGGCTTTCATTTTTTTAGCAATGTACCGCTCTCCTGTCCTCCAGCTGTACATTGCTCTTTGCGTTACGCTATCACCTTTTGatacagaaaaaagtaaaaaattatcatcattatatttATATACGTTCTTTGTGAAATGCGGACAACGTAGAAATTTGCTCCCTACGAACTGTCGTGAGTTCTTATCTTACGTACTCTATTATTAGCAACGCGTATATTACAAAACGCATTGGATAAATTACTGCTCATCATAACAGCCTAGACAAAGTAAATTTTGCCAGGGGTACAGATGCCACATGAAAATACACGAAAATTCGAAGACAGCCTGCAAAGCGAGATGATCCCGTGCCAGGTGTAATAGTCAATATTGCCAAAACTTAACGTCTCTTCTGATTGATTTAAGctttgtcaaaaatgaaaaaaaaaagatcgtGTAACTTTTCGTGTATCAAGGGAGAACCCACTTACTCTGTGTAGGAAACTTCAAAAACAGAGTCTCAGTTTTTCtgtttctatttgttttgttttattttgttttgttttgttttgagatTTTTACTCTATTTCTTGGGGAGGGTTGTCAAGAGGAAGGTGACGTCTTCCTATTGACGACACATGAACTGAAATGGTACCACTGCTGTATGGTAAAAGGATTGTAATCTACGAAAACCTAGCTGAATTCTTCCAACCTAActtcaaaaagtgttaacaAAAACCAGTAATAATCTAGTTCAGTTTTTGCAAGCTGTACTGTACACAAGTTTCAGTTTGTAGGGTTTGCAATTAATCAGTATTTCGACAGATTCCAGACTTGAATTATTCAGTTATGCAACTTCGCTTTCTTGGTTCAGTCTACGAGGGCGCTGGTGGCATTTTGTCGGCCACTGTTCCGAATCGATAAGACCGActctttttttttgaattgtCAAAATCTAATGGCAAAAGAATGGTAAGAAACAAGAAAGGGAGATTTTCACTTTTACAAAAGTATCGTTAAAAGACGTGGTGCACCGAAcataaaatgaaacaatgaaacttaatgtaatagaaataaaatgacccaaaaataaaaagtacaaatgtcataaatatttttgacactttgaTTCGTCGCTTGTGAGCTGCGACAGCAATAAGCTTACATTTGGTAAAACTGGCTTTGTTTACCCATTCTCCGAATGGGTAAACAAATACCCGATCtttttggcatttttggaaataaaaaataattgcaaCAGCCAAGGTTTAATATGAACCAGTTCTACAGGTGTTGTCACAGGCAATAAAACAGTAACATATTTTCGACGTTGCCGATAAACCTGTGAGTTGGACTAAAGAAAGCTTCTATGTGAACTGCTTGAACACCTCCGTAACGGCAAGGTTGATTAGCAGAGGGCGCTATTGAAGACCACCGGACTGCAATTGCCAGAAAGGTGGAAGAGTCAGTCTAGATGGTACAGGCCGCGTCTTGTACTCATTTCTCACAGTTAAATTGCACAATCATTGAAGttctttctcttcttcttcACATCGTCTGCTTTTCTGATCATTGCTTTGTGCATATTTCGTTTGCTTCGCCCATTAATAGCTATAGACATGACACTTTATCTTGATGGGAGACATCTGCTATATATAGCGAGTTTTATTCAAAGCTTTCAAAAAAATCCATGATAAGTCACGTTATTCATACAATGATTTGAAGATAAAGGATGATCTCATTCTTATGATTTATATTGTGTTATTTTTGTCTATTTAACATTCTCTTTTTTTAAACCAATTCAGTGCACTTTTCGTTTACATTACACATTTACCGTTGTACCTTACATGTTCCGCGAAGGCGCCAAAGGCCTGGAACATGTAATTTTCCCCGGAAATTGGGCTGAGCTCTTACCTGGATCCTACATCGATATCATCAGATATAGTCGgtttaattttcatttaaaaagtGCGATATATGCCGCTCTGCTTAAAATAGTGTTGTCAAATGTGATGCCAAGCACATAATGGTGCAAGGCTCACCAATATGAAAAAAGAACTCCAGGCCCAAAAAAGTACCATGAACGAGACTCgcaaacaataatgtgaatatcTCATTTACCATTCACCCGAAGACCTTGAAAATCGGGTATGGCGCTTGCCTGAACAATGCCTCGagttgaaactttcactgaaggTTGGGATTTGGGTCCTGCCCGAACATATAGGCACTTACGAAAGTACACGAGATACAAACATGGCGCTTCAGGTTGCTGGTTGACACAATGCAATAAAAGGGTCACTTTGTGACTATATTTAAACTTTCGAATGGAAAAACAAAACGATTACATCTTGCAAATTCTGTGTACGATAGATTCGAAACCATTTTGTACAGGGTACTGTAGAAGTTTCAGAATTTCGTTTTTATGTAATATTCTTCACCAACAATCGACCACACGTACAATTAAGGTCAGCGATTACACAGTTATACGCAGTCAGAGATTGAATAAAACAACCGTAAAATAGATCATTTTTTTTCTAGTTGTCCAGTTATGGAGCGGATTAACGACAGGTTGTAAGTCTTGTCCTTAAGGTCCACTTTAAGCATCGTCTCAGATACATGGTAAGCCTACAATTTTCTATACTGAATTAAAAATTGATTTCCTGAGACTTGGAAGGTTTGGCACTGTTTAAATTACTGGTTTCAGAAAGATTGTGTGTAAGTACATATTTGccgtaatttcaaaaaattcaaattggctgAATCAGAAGCGGCGATTCGGAGAAACAATTTCATTATTCTTCTGAACGATGGAAGTTCAATTGAATATGGGGACTATACGCTTACAGAAGTACAAATTGTCGTCAGCTTTGTCGTCACTTTCAAGATCTCCCCAATCGCGTCTGTCCTTATTACCACTGTCCAGTTCAACAGGTGAAGATGGCCCCGTGAAGAATTTTCAGAGCGGATGTCAGTGTTGTCATCGGCTCCAATGAGGCGACGGCGAACAATAGTTCACTTGAAACCGATCTTGTTTCGGTCGAGCACATTAGGTATTTCCACAGGGATAAGAGTGCATCacctggagagagagagagagagagagagagagagagagagagggtacGTGCAAGAGAGAAAGGATACGTGCGTTTATATGGCaccaatgaaataataattttaatacCAAGGCAAGGGTTGACAATATAATATTCAAGGGTTTGTCTGGAGAATCGATATGgcaattttctttcattctggCTTTTCCTCTGAGCATAATTTTTTCAGCTTTGTGAGTTCTTCCAACCTTTCTTGGACTTCTTCTTACACGATTTTTCCATTGTCAGTGTTCGAATTACTTTAGCTGtgcaataaaatttaaaaacgaGTTTCACGTTTTGCTAATAAGCTTGACAgaaaacttatatatatatatatatatatatatatatatatatatatatatatgtttgtgtgtgtgcgtgtgtgtgttcGCGCAATGATTTAAGTGTAACttgttaaaattattttgaaaagacaTTATTTCTATCCATTTTAATATGTAACTCTATATCCTCGCCTTGAAATGAGGGTAATTATAagtgtaattattattattgttattataatttttgatgtGTGTTTATGACACGGGACAAGAACAGTGTCTTAAGTTTGTTTTGTATGCCAAACCTGCCCACGCATTCAAAGGTACTCAGACTTAAGTTGTCGACATCCAGGATAAACTTATAAATACTGGCATACTGTTGCAGGTGAAGCCACGGTAGGTGAACGACCAAAACTGCCTAAAATCTATGACCTAAACTTCCGTCATTTTGCTCGTATCGAAAATGGAAGCTGCGATATGAAGCACATACCAGTGTACCTGATCCGTTAGTAGAGTACTCAACAGTCCTCAAGAAGGCTTATTTAATACTTGCCTGTGAACGAGTCAAAGGCGAAAATCTTCACTATTGCGTAGGTTGCAAAATTTTCACGCGCACTCATGtgagaaattttgtttgaaacgtATCCACATTGGTGTGGTTGGTGTTGAAGTGACTTGCGTTCAGGTATCTTGTGAGACCAAAGCCCCAGCCGATGAAAAAGGCTCTCTCCACACTGCTGTAGGTGTGTTCAAGCTGTTCAAAACGATCCATCACCTTAAGGGACTCGGTATGTGCGTCCCACAATGCTCCCAACACACCATCAAACGAGTACGGCGCATTTTTGCCATGGAAATCTGCCGAAGTTTTCAACTCTTCGAAATACATTTTCCATTTACGCACAGTCTCTGGTACATCTTGTCTGCAAGATTGTACAGTTCTGCAATACTGATCGGAGCGTTGTGCAGGCGCGGTAAACTCGAGTACATGGTCACCAAGGTCGACCATACCAGCTTCGGCTGCGCCAATAAATGGTAGAACAGATAAATAGTAATTAATACTTGCCCACCAGCTCTCTGATGAGATATAAAATTCGTCCTCACTATCGATCGAGTTTCGAGGGTCGTTCAAGCGCCCAGACTCAAGTTGCCAGCCGTATTGCAGAGGTAGACCCCACATTACGTTCCCGAGATTATCGGTACCGAACTCTTCCCTGCAGTGACTTGTCGCATTCAAGAGGATTTTGTAAAGTCCAAGGCGGTGAAGGTAGTGCCAGGGGTTGATTTGTACGGTTTTGTTGGCAATTGGGTAATCTGTGATACGAGACGGCGCCAAAGGCCAATACGGTGGGAGATGAACCTGTTCTGTGCAGCCGACATCTCCAGGAGGTGCAGAGTTCATCTTCTTCGCCACCTCGGAGAACAGTTGCCAGCTGCCGATAACGACCAAGGATGCGATGAAACTGATTTGTAAAACGGATGCCATGTCGTTATTCAGAAAATGAGAGAACACTGCTTTTTCGAGGAAGTCCCGTGTTACTGAAATCGGTATCGGGCGATGCACTCCGAAAAATACACGGACTTTGATTTCGGAAAATCAACGTTCAACTGTTGACTTGGTCAAACTCCAAAATCCGCCCTATGACATGCAGGTATTCTTCGCTGGGAGTCTATTCAGAGCAAGTTTTCATCTGGTCACAATGAAAAATTTTTCCGTGCATTAAACGCAATCAGATCATACTCAGAAAAGGAGAAAACATCTTTTACGGTATCTTTGCGCATAACACAGCGAATTTTgctgaaaatcacatttttgcaaagattcattcaattttcattgatagtacaagattaaaatattggttgagtTCGCCTTTCAGCATGAAAAGCGGTCGTAagtgagaaagaagtgtaagTTTGTGCAAATATATGCAAGTCACCCGATATACTGGCTTCTGTTCACACCCGTTTAGTTCTTACTGTTTGAATAACTCTCATTTTAATTGTACTTATCTTGATTTTAATCACTGTTTTGAAAGTCTTTCAATACCTTCCACTTaagaatgagaatagataaGCTTAATGCAAAGCAAAACTGTCGTTCTTTTATACGTATAATTGCAAATGAGATAATGATTTTATTAAGCAGCACCAAGTTTTTGACTTATCATGAATACCAAAATGTTTTCTACCCCAAAACTATACATATCGcattcatccttcgagtaagcTATTCGCACAGTGTAAAACCTcagactggttttttttttttgaaaatgcatagtGAGGGGgtttcttgtcatctttgataagaattatattatagctttgtcagtACCAGTGAGTTTTGTGACGTCGTtccctcagattattactgataatgtacctgattatccagcattggGCCCCAGATTTTTTcaacatctacaaattcactgacatCGCCAAAACTATGAAATCAATaatattcccccccccccccccccccgcccgtgGCCTGATGAGCGCTAACATCATATCGGTTCGGTTCTGAACAATGACGAGActgcattaaggtagtatgcgcctcgggaagtgaaagacttaaacttttgctaaaactttcctcaaggaatcatCCAACCATTCTccttccaaatcaagaataaaaattgggattCACCGGGCAaattttgttagtagagaaacaaattacctaacatttaaaaatatttgaaattcaaaatggctgccattcctatgttaaaggcccaatagctgtatcttttagcattattttttgtgattttacttccacaCTAAAACAAGatcatgggaatgtactcattgaggggtgtttatacaggtagaataaactgtcaactgtgactacatgtgcaattttgagcaagatcaataataaatgtttgccctaacataaaatggcgccctcatgctaataaagcaaaaacacggtaagcagtgcatatatgcattggaatcttcacagaaacaacagagtagttcaatataatgcatagtgctgaatgttttccactgggacaccatatgctatgttttctttgtaatattaccaagttttaaaaatggcgggtaGTCAAAATAAtggttgaaatttaaatttactagtccaatttttcagtggtaaaagactatatccttctAATCTGTAGAATCTAAAGAAAACcaaagaaaatagaaagcctttttcaggttgatgaatttcaagagttagagctacaggggctttaactctatggggaaaaataaaaattttgattttcaaaaaactaagacggtgaagtgattcttactccaagagctttaaaatgaaaccatACAAgtggaaaagaattgtaaaagtttgagagtagaACTGATGGAACAGAATTTGCCCTTCGGTTGCAGAATCGGTGAACTTAACACCACTCCTCTCCTGTCAATCCAAATCTTAGTGGTAATATAAACAGGGATAGCTTCATGTGTGATCATATCATCAGTTACATAGGAATGCACTTTTTTGACAAGAAGAAGTAAAATTCACAAACTGACTGACAAATCTACTACCGAGAAACTCATCCACACGTTCGTGACTTCCAAACTTGATTATTGCAATAGGATGTTATACAGTATTACAAAaggacaaaaaaaatcatttgcagTCCGTTCAGAATACCACAGATGGTATGTTTTTAATCGATTTACATTGGTTACCTGTTGAAGCCTGaatacatttcaaattttgactaCTTTTAAAGACCTGATGCACCTCCTTATCTGATTGATTTGATTGACCTCTATGTTCTAACAAGATATCTGCAATCTTCCGAGAATTGCGTGTCACTCGTCCTCTCGCTGACAGAAACTGTCACTGACCATAACAGGATTCAACTCTTCTCTGCTGGAGCGTGTTGTTCACATGCTGATTATCTATCAACTCTCCCCTTCACTGCTCTCGTAGTATTTTCACACTGGGATCCCTCATCATTGCAAATTTGCCAAACATGTCAGGAATGTTGTATGTACCAAACATTACAATGAAAAGGTTAAAAAAACATAGGGcaaatgtccctgaagctactatagacgtTGATGGTATAGAGGACACACATAGCATAATAGTAATGAGTGCAGAGGTGCTTTGGCAATACAAGTGTATTGTCATGGCAGAAGAATTGTTTCAATTTGGCTCATACTTACGGACCCCTATATGCACAGACATTACTGTTCTAATGTTTGGAGCTTTACTTCCagtagcaatatctatgcattggagCGTCTACAGAGACGTGCAATGAGACTTATTCTCGACATTGTCCGCCTCTTTCCACTTTTCAAATGTATACTcagcttcattggctgcctattaaggtgaagtactacgaattacgtcaaaattaagttatggtgtcattttcttgaaactttgcacaaatattcttggaagttgtgcaagtgcaaaaatggaataaaaatgggggtcaccacgcttgtttccatggaaacggacgttaaaatggcgtcgttagaaataaataaaaatgatataaatcacttaaactaaagaaagcaatcataaaacgcttagcaaatgagttaattttaataaataccaagacttaagatccatatctatcgaatgtatagttttttatgatgtttgtgaagaaattttaacataaacatcgattacaaaatgacgatatcgaaattatatcactacataattttcgaactttcttcctgtcgctttgaatggtgtcattttgaccaaacttggcgaataaactcctgaaataataccatttagtttacacttttaataaaagggtgtcaccacgctactttttacaatatctccaggtgaatgggtaatttgcgccatataaatgggagagaaatgttaatttttcgctcatattgaataaaaaccagcttcctagggggtcaaaatatgacaaggttataggtcacatgtatttcgaagacactgggtcaaaaaattaggtaaaagcacaatttcaacaatgacaggtgatgttaaatacatgcgctacaaaataaccaatttgcggcaggctggagttaaatctgcgcagaaacgttctaaagcgtgtgcgcgtccgaattcgtcgtccTTCACCTTAATTTGAAACTCTGTTGTAACCGTATGGCCCAAATTCACAGAGTAACTCTCAATTTAACCCCTGACTACATAACTAGTTTTTTaataattatatcccttccagatcacttcgttcttccactcagaacctccttaaagttcccaaagcaTGTACACTTCTTTATCAGAACACCTTGTCagttgcgggtgtgga comes from Ptychodera flava strain L36383 chromosome 8, AS_Pfla_20210202, whole genome shotgun sequence and encodes:
- the LOC139138037 gene encoding protein LEG1 homolog, whose amino-acid sequence is MASVLQISFIASLVVIGSWQLFSEVAKKMNSAPPGDVGCTEQVHLPPYWPLAPSRITDYPIANKTVQINPWHYLHRLGLYKILLNATSHCREEFGTDNLGNVMWGLPLQYGWQLESGRLNDPRNSIDSEDEFYISSESWWASINYYLSVLPFIGAAEAGMVDLGDHVLEFTAPAQRSDQYCRTVQSCRQDVPETVRKWKMYFEELKTSADFHGKNAPYSFDGVLGALWDAHTESLKVMDRFEQLEHTYSSVERAFFIGWGFGLTRYLNASHFNTNHTNVDTFQTKFLT